GGACAACCATATTGCGCTTTGTGGCGGCAGTATCGCCGCCGCTCTCGGCGCAGCCCGTCAGAGAGCCGGGCATCTGATGAAGATCGAACTTGAAGTCGATACTCTTGAACAGCTTGAAACAGCGCTTGAGCATGGAGGAGCGGATGCTTTCCTGCTCGACAACATGAGCCCGGCGCAGTTGCGGGAGGCTGTCAAGCTGATTGGAGGTCGGGCGATTGCGGAAGCATCTGGCGGCATCAGACCTGATACAGCAAAGGTTATTGCGGAGACTGGTGTTGATGTCCTGTCTCTGGGCTGGCTGACGCAAACAGTCGCCGCTCTGGATATCGGGCTGGACGTCGCGTAGGCCTCTCAAATGGATGTCGAAGCATTAAGTGTGCTGAATGGTAAATTTGAAGCGCGCGGTCTGATGAGCGCCCTGCGTTGCCACGCTCGACAGGCTGGCATGGGATGAGCCTGTGAGGGCGGTCAAAACACGATCTGCCGCACACGTCATGAAAGCGGCTGCCTATGAAACAGCCCTGCTTCACAGGCGCAAACGTCAAGCTAACCGTTGCGTCCTGTCAGTCCCGTTCGTCTGCGTAAGGGTTTTTAGTTCCCCGTAATTGCAGGCGGATCGGTACGCCGCTCAGACCGAAAGTGTCACGCAGCCCGTTCACCAGATAACGACGATAGTCATCAGGCAGTTGTTCCGCACGAGTGCCAAATATCAGGAAAGTCGGCGGGCGGCTTTTGACCTGCGTGATGTAACGCAGTTTCAGACGTCTGCCCTGAACCAGTGGTGGTGCATGGCGCTCCAGCATTGTGTCAAACCAGCGGTTGAGTTCGCCGGTCGGAACGCGACTGTTCCAGATTTCGGCGGCATGTCGGACAGCAGGGAGCAGTTTCTGCACACCCGCGCCCGTCTTGCCTGAGAATGAGACAACCTCGATCCCCTTCATCTGGGCCAGCGAGGTCTGGATACGATCGTAGATCGCCTGACGTGTCGCGGTGCGATCTTCCACCGCGTCCCATTTGTTCAGCGCCAGAACACAGGCCCGGCCTTCACGCTCGATCAGGCGGGCGATCTGGAGATCCTGCTCGTGCAGTCCAAGCGTGGCGTCGATGACCAGAACGACGACCTCGGCGCGTTTGAGCGCCTCGATCGTTGCGGAGGTGGACATCTTTTCCAGATGCTCTTCAACCCTCGCCTTTTTCCGCAGACCAGCCGTATCGACAATCTGCACTTCGCCATGATCGTCACGCAGCAGAACGGCAATCGAGTCACGGGTCAGACCGGGTTCCGGGCCGGTGATCATGCGCTCCTCGCCGAGAAGACGGTTCATCAGGGTTGATTTACCGGCATTCGGGCGACCAACGAAGGCGATCTTCAGAATACCAGGTTCGGCGGACTCATCCTCGATGAAGACAGCGTCTTCAGCAAACTCTTCAGGAATTTCGTCAATTTCACCTGTAAGAGCAGCGAAACTAACCGTCTCTTCGACCGGAGCTTTAGGCTTCGTTTTCTTTTTGACAGGTTTCTCGTCCACAACAGGCGGCAGGATACCTTGTGGCAGGGCTTCGACAATTTCCGTCATCAGATCGGAAATGCCTTCTCCATGCTCTGCGGAAATGCCGATCGGCGTACCCAGTCCCAGAGCGAAGGCTTCCATTGCGGAGGCCGCTCCGGCGCGGCCTTCGGCCTTGTTGGCGATCAGCAGGACCTTCCGGTTCTGACGACGCAGCCATGTGGCGAAATGCTGGTCGGCCGGCGTGATTCCGGCGCGGGCATCCACACAGAACAGAATCAGGTCTGCCTGCTGCACGGCCAGGGCGGAAGAATGCTGCATCCGGCCAAACAGCGAATCAGGAGCCGCTTCCTCCAGACCCGCCGTGTCGATCAGACGGATCGTGCGACCACGCATCAGCGCTTCGCCTTCCTTGCGGTCGCGCGTGACGCCGGGAAAGTCAGCTACCAGCGCGTTCCGTCGTCCGGTCAGACGGTTATAAAGGGTGGATTTCCCGACATTAGGCCGTCCGGCGATCACCACTGTTGGCAATGTGCTGGCGGGAAGAGGGGCTTCCGGCCGCAGGGATTGCCATTGTTGTCCGCGCTTTCCGGACTTTCCGCGTGGGCGTTCAGCCATAGGAGTTGAGGTCGCCTCGGTTGTCGATAATCAGCATTTGTCCGTCAGAGAATATGGGCTCGACCGTAGTCGGCGCGGGAAGAGAGTCGATGGAAAGAATTTTTCCTGTCACGGGATCGAGCGAAACGATGCCGTTTTCAGGCAGCGTACTGACGCAGAGCAGTTTACCGTTTGCCAGAACGGGGCCTGTCCAGGCGACACCATCTTTCTGGGCATTGACCCGTCTGTACTGGCGCAACTGGCTGATCCAGCGGACCTGACCGGTGATACGATCGAGACAGGCCACCTGTCCATCCAGAGTGATGAGATACAGCCAGTCCTGAACGACAAGAAGGGGAGAGGCTCCGGAGATGCCCCGCTCCCACAGACGCCGACCTGAGCGCATGTCGAAGGCGACGAGGGAGGCCGAGACGCTCATGACGTAGGCGGTGCCATTCTGAATGGCGGGCAGGCTGCGGATGCAGGAAAAATCACCAGCGGACGCCATGCCGTTGCCGGCACCCAGCGTATCACTCCACACGACCTCGCCGCTTTCCTCGCGCAGGGCGACAATATCGCCGGATCCGAAGCCTGCCAGCACAATGCCGTCCACGACTGCGGGGGCAGGCGCGCCGAACATGACTGTGGGAGCCATGCTGGCGGCGTATGTCCAGAGCTGGTGTCCGGATGTCGCGTCGAGAGCAAAGAGGCGAGCGTCGATTGTGCTGAAGAAAACACGGTTTTTTTCGATGGTCGGAGCCGAGCGTCCCGGAGTGCCGACGTTCACACGCCATTTCACCTTGCCGGTTTCGACTTCAACGGCGACTGTTTCCGCAATGCCGTCAACGATATAGAGCGTATCGCCATTCACGCCCAGACCGCCGCCCAGATTGCTGGACTTCATCCGGTGCGGTTTGGGATTGAACGTCCAGAGATGGCGCATGTCGGGCCAGGTGAAGGCCCTTACATTGCCGGTGGAGTCGAGCGTGAAGATGCGGCCTGCCTGAATGACGGGAGAGGCCTGCAAAATGCTCTGTCCGTTTGAGCCGAGGGCGACCAGCGCCAGCAGGTCGGGCTCGGAGGTGCTGGAGCCGATGGAACGGGTCCAGCGGCGCTTCAGGCCTCCCCATGCGTAGTTTGCCCCGACATGGCTGGGAATGCGTCCGCTGATGGGCCAGTCGGTCGTCGTTATCGGTGCCGGAATGGTGATTGGCGCAAGGGCGTCCTTGCTTCTGGTGACAGTGAGGCCGCCATGGGCGGGCATCACGGGCACGCGGTGACCAACGGCAAGAGGCTTTTTATCATCTTCAAACAGGTGGCAGCCTCCAAGCGGCACAATGGCGGCTCCGGTCAGCAGTTTAGCAAGAAAACCGCGGCGGCTGTCAGAAGGAGGCTGGTGCATGAAAAGCTCTCGGCAGACGGAGTAGAAAGGAAGAAATAACGATCCTGATCCCCGGGGGCTTACCCCTGTTGGTCGAGGGTTTGCAGCATGCCCCCGGCACGCATCCGTACGCCGTTGGGCGCATTGAAATCCTGCTGCAGGCGGGTCAGGCGCTCGCGGGCTGCTTTGACGTCGCCCGCACGCAGGTCGAGTGTCGCCAGCTGTTCGCTGGCAAGAGCCGCAAAAGGCTTGCTTTCAGCGGAGAGCAGGGAAAGCCGCGAACGGATGGTCGCAATATCGCCCGTATCAATCTGCCACTGGCACCACAGAAGCGTGGCCATGTGCCGCAGTGTCGCGTCCAGCTTTGTGTTCTGCTGAATGCTGTCCCAGATCCTGAGGGCGTCTTGGGTCTTGCCGTGCGTGGCGTCAGAAGAAGCTTCACGGAGTTGCGCCAGTGTCGCCAGACCTGCGGGAGGGGCGTTTCCGATTTCCGCCAGGGTTGTCAGGGCTTTCTGCTGGGCTGGCGTGAGAGGAAGACTGGTGCCCGCGACAGAACTGTCCGAACCCAGATCGTGCAGCGCATGCATGTAGGTAGCGGACTTTGCAAGAGCATCCTTATGGAGGCTGGAGAGGTGATATTCCCAACCACCGATCCCTGCGCCGATGAGGATAAGACCGGCAAGACCAAGTCCCGCGAATCGACGCGCATTTTTGCGGAGGCGTTCCATCCGCATGGCGTCATCCACTTCCCTGAAAATATCGTCAGACACGGGACCCTACTCTCTCCTTTCGATCAGATCGGGATGATTCATGATTTCCACGGGAAATCGCGGCATATCATCATCACAACCTCAAGAACTGACCGGACAATAGCCGGGAGGTAGCGTGGCGGCAAACCTGTTCATGCAACCGATCCTGCGGGCTGAAACCGGAGAGGCCGACAATCAGGTTCAGGGAGAGATGCGGTAAGCCTTTATTCACCGGATTGGGAGCACAATGGGCTTATGCACAGCACGCGCCTTTTTGTCCTCTGTCTTCTTCCGATGCTTGCCGGATGTTCTGTCCCGCAGATCGGTTCATTCGCCATGGGGCGATCATGCAGCACCACAGAACTGATGAAGGGGACGGGCTGGTGTTCGCCTCCTGAAACGCCACCGCCGCCCCAGCCTTATTGCACGCAGGGCTGGAGTGGTGTGGACTGCTGGAGCAGGCCGGATCTCATGCCGAACGTCGCGCGGTCTGTGGCGGAAGGCCCCGCTGGCCTCACTTCCGAACAGAATGCCGTGCGCCTGAACAAACCCTATTCAAATACGCCCCCTTCGAATCAGTACAGCTACTGAGCCAATCATTCATCGAAGCATTGCTCGACGGCATCTTTCTCCACTCCTGACAGGGTGGCAGGAGACCAGCGAGGCGCGTTGTCCTTGTCGATCACTCTCGCTCTTACACCCTCGGAGAAATCGGGGCGTGAGATCATGTGAAGCACAAGACGTGTTTCGAGAGCAAAGGCGTCGTCGCGTGAGGTGATGGCGGTGTGGAGCTTCTGTTGCATCCGCCATGTGACATGGAGTGAAAACGGGCAGACGCTGCGCAAAGTCGCCAGATCAGTTGTGGCCCATTCCTGATCCGCTGCTTCCAGGCGCGAGAGCAGCACAGGCAGCCCTTCCTGCGGTCCCAGATGCTCCACATCATAAAGAGCGCTGATCATCTTGGGAAAAGCGTCCGCGCACAGGTCAGGGGACGACGTTGTGTAGCGGCTCAGAATGATCTCTTCTGGCGCAGTATCGTTGAGCAATGCGGTTTTCAGCGCTTCCAGCTTCGACGAAGACACAAAATAATCGGCAAAACCCATAGCGACAGCCTGAGCGCCGTTCATTCGGTCTCCGGTGAGGGCCAGACGCAGGCCATAAGGGCGCGGAGCCTGTGCCAGAAGCCATGAACCACCGGCATCAGGTGTCAGCCCGATCAGATTTTCCGGCATGGCGAAGACCGAACGCTCCGTGGCCACCCGGTAGCGGGCATGAGCGCCAAGCCCGATGCCGCCGCCCATTGTGATACCGTCCATGAGGGTGATGACCGGCTTGGGATAATGGGCGATCATCAGCATGGCCTGATAGGGGATAGTCATGTGCCTGTGAGCGGCTTCTGGTCCATCCTGCAGGATGGTTTTGTAGAGGGACTTGATGTCGCCTCCCGCGCAGAAGGCCTTGCTGGAAGAAGAATCGACGAGGATTCTCCCGATGGAGGGATCGGCACGCCACTGATCGAGGGTATCCATGATCTCTTCAGCCATGGCGCGATCAACCGCATTGAGATTTTTGGGCCTGTCGAGTGTAATATGGCCGACATGTCCGTGGCGGCTGCACCGAACGGCGCCTGTGGTGTCCTGCATACGGTAAGCCCTGTTACCAGCGTTTCTGAAGGGGTCGCATTCATTGAGAGTTTATCTCTGGTTGCGACACTGCATTTAATCGTTATGGGATAGGCTGTATGAAGGGGTCACGACTGCACGACTGCGTGAGAGAAGGGAAGAAATTTGAGCGTTGACGGAACACTCTTCCGGGAGGCCATGGCGCGTCTCGGTGCCGCTGTGACGGTTGTGACCACAGGAACCCTGGCTGAACCGGTTGGATTTACAGCCTCTGCCGTGTGTTCGGTAACGGATGACCCTCCGACTCTTCTCGTCTGTCTCAAGCGCGCGAGCCGTGTGCGGGAGGCTTTCCACGAAGGCGGTCCGATGTGCGTCAATGTTCTGGCATCCGCCCAGCAGCATCTGTCTGATCGATTCGCCGGTTCTCTCACCGCGCTGGAACGCTTTGCAGTCGGGCACTGGACGACACTGGAGACGGGGGCTCCGTCCCTTGAAGAGGCGGTATCGTCCCTTGACTGTCGTATTGAACGCATTGTTGAAGTCGGTACCCACAGTGTGCTGTTCGGCCAGGTGCAGGCTGTCAGAATGGGAAGCCCTGTTCCTGCGCTCGTTTACTTCAACCGGGCATATCATCATCTGCCACACAACTGATCCGTTTTCCCGCCCGGAACACTCTGTTTTCAACGAAAGACCATGTCATGGCGACCTGTCGTCCCAAAAACGAAGTGCCTGTCATCACCGTTCGCGGTCTTCTGATCGCTCACGTCTTCCTTGCCGTGTTCGTCGGGCTGATGGCCTGGCTTGACTGGTCGCTGCCCAACTGAGTGCAGTGCCGGTGGACCTGTTGTCGGGTCCACCGGCATGGTTCAGTCGGTCGGTGGCAGGATCTCCCTTACGATTTCCGCAGGACGGCATACACGCACCCCAAGAGGAGTCACCACTACCGGTCGGTTGAGCAGGATCGGATTGGCTGAAAGTGCGTCGAGAATCTGCTCTTCCGTCGCGTCATCCTCTGTCAGTTTGAGTTCTGTCGCCAGAGGTTCCTTGGTCCGGAGCAGGCCCTTTGCTCCCGTGGGCAGACGATTTGCGAGATCAAGCAGGGTGTCGCGATCTGGTGGAGTCTTCAGATAATCGACGACATTCAGATCCGGAGCTTCGTTCCTGAGAATGTCCAGGACCTTGCGAGATGTACCGCAGCGCGGGTTGTGGTATAGAGTGGCTTGCATTGGCCGTTTCCGCTCATAATGAAAAATGAAAACATATCGGTCATCGATACGGCTTGCCCAGCCTGTCTCGCCAGCCAGACGCAGGGTTTCTGCAGACTGAAGCAGAATTCCCTTGCCAGTCCCTGATTGTCGGTTTGGTATGTCGGAAGAAGGGGCTGAGTGCTCCGGTTTCCTGATGGGAGAAAGAGTATGTCTATTGGTACTGTGAAATGGTTCAACGGGACCAAGGGTTATGGTTTCATCAAACCAGATGATTCCGATAAGGATGTGTTTGTACATATCACAGCGGTTCAGGCTGCCGGATGGCAGGGACTGGCCGACGGTGAGCGTCTCAGCTTCGATCTGACGGAAGATCGCGGCAAGGCGTCCGCAACAAATCTCAAGAAAATCTGAAGTGTTCTGTAAGGAACACTGTCTGCTGAACTGAAGAGGGAAATCTCCACAGGATTCTGGCTGGTCCAGAGTGATCTGTGGGGAGAAATGTTGGATGGCCCGTTTTCGATACTTGACATGCGGGTTGCTGCCCGGAGCCTCCCGAACGATTGCAGTCTGTGCGCTTGTGGGGCTTCTGGGCGCGTCCTTGTCGGCTCATGCTTCCGACAGCGTGGAACAGAGCTTTGCCTCATCAGGTAATGTGCATGTTCTGGGACGATTTTATGACGCCCAGCCTTCCGGTATTGTTCATCTTGCCGATGGTCGGTTCGTCCTGTCCTTCCCCACCAGCGCGCAGAGGCATCCCGGGCCGGTGCTGGCTGTCTGGAAGGGCGGTTCGAAACTTCAGCCGTTTCCTGATGCCGCAACCCAGAAAGAGCTGATATCCCCTCTGGGCATGACGGTGGATGCTCACGGCAGGGTATGGGTGATTGATGAGGGGATTGCTGCAGGTCAGACGGAGCCACAAACTCCTGCAATCATTCTTGTTGACCCCGGTACCAATCGTATTGTCCGGCGTTTTTCACTGTCTTCACCAGTCGTCCGGCCTGACAGTCATATCAATGATATTCGTGTAGATCTGACGCATGGAAAGGAAGGGACTGCCTTTGTTTCCGACACGTCCCAGACGACCCATCCGGCCTTGATCGTGCTGGATATAGCAAGCGGTCAGGCAAGGCGGATTCTGGCTGATGACGCAAGTGTCAGCGCAGCGCCGGGTCATGTCATGGAAGTGGATGGAAATCTGTTCCGCTATAACCCGGATCATCCACAAATGCCGCAGGGTGGAGTGAACGGAATTGGCCTTAGTGTGGATTCCTCACGGTTATTCTGGGCGCCTTTTTCTTCGCGACGCCTGTATAGCGCGCCAACAGCAATAATGTCCGATCCATCGGCCAGTGAAGTCGATCTCAGGCAGGCTGTTCGTGATGAAGGGGAGGTTGGTGTTGTTGATGGCATTTTTACAGCCCCGGACGACAGTCTTTATATGGCTGATGAGGAAAGGCACGGTGTTGTTCGCCGGTCTCCAGATGGAAACCTGAGTCTTGTTGCCCATGATCCTCGCCTGATCAGTCCGGATAGTCTTGCGTCAGGAGAACAGACCAAGCAGTCAGTTAGCAGTCTGATCATGACCGTCGGTCAGTGGGCCAGATTGCCTGTTTTTCATGATGGTCATGATATGCAGAAACGCCCTTACTTGATCGTAAGGATTGATTTGAAAAAATAGAGAATTTCAGACCTGACATGCGATATGTCACTGTCAGGATTGAAATGGTAATATCCGTCGAAAATGTTTGTCTTGTGAATGAGGTTTCGATGAAGATTATGCTGAAAATTTATTATTTTACAGGATGGTGTCTATCTTTGTCGCAATGTTGAAAAAACAGAACTTACAATAATGTGGCATTGATAGGCATAATGTCACGCATTGGTCGGCGCATGGTGTCTGCCGTTTCATCAGAGATGAGAGTGAATATACCTGAGATTTATTGTTTCTTTTTCTGAGTGTTGCGGAGTGTTCTGTAATTACCGATGTGAATGATAGCGATATGCGTTCAATCACCTGAAATCTGGTCAGGAACATTTTGACCTGTCAGTAGGGCGAGGGTAGTCAGTCAGGTTGTGAGATGAGTGAGTGTGACTATGAAGGACTCTGGAAGGATCTGGATTGTCTGAAGCCGCTTGTCGATCCGTAGAGAAAGGTTGGAGAAATACTTCAGTGATAGCAGGCAGTTTTTAAAACCCGGCTTGAGATGAAGATGTTCTCATAACCTGATTAAACGACTTCGGACCGGGGCAACTGCATGTAATTTTCGGCCGTTTCATCGTAATCTCAATCAACTGGGCTATGCAGAGAACAGATAAAATTTCTCTCTGGTGGACCGGACACAAGACAGCTTTTTGATCATTTGAGATCGTTTTCTCTTGATCAGGCTGAGATGTTACTGACCTTCTCAGGATAAGTATTTTCTTTTTCTTCTATGCGAGATCTGATGATTTTTGCAGGAACTCCCGCAACGACAGTCCACGCAGGAACGTTTGTGGTGACAACAGCTCCGGCTGCCACAATAGAATGATCCCCGATAGTCACGCCATCTACAATTGAAACATTGGCTCCAATCCAGCAATCATCGCCAATGACGACACCATTCACCACACAGGGTTGCAGGCGCATTTGCTCTTTCGGCGATGTTCCGTGATTGAAACCAAAGATATGGACGTTATTGGCTATCATTGTATCGCTGCCAATTTTGACCGGGCCTGCAATATGGCAGTTTGCTCCGATACCGCTTCCACTGCCGATCACGACATGTCCTCTGACAATGCAGCCACCACTGATAAAGCTGCTGTCACCGACTGAAATGGTATTGGTGTACACATGCGATGTCGGAGAGATGTAGCAATCCTTACCGAAAGTGGCTCCCGACATACTCTTGAGAACACTCTGGTAGGCAGGTTGAATCATTTTTTGTATTTTTGTTTTTTTTTCGAAATATTCCCAGGAAAGATAAGATTGTCTGAATATTTTTTGACGTATTTTGAAAGCGAATCGGAATATCATTTGTGTACCCCTAAGATAAATATCCGAAAAAACACATCAGCAACGGGGGATTGGAGAGCGGCTAAACCTACCCTCAAAATACCGACTTTTTAACGATATGGAAGACATTTTCTTCCTTTGATAAAAATGAAATCCGTTTCTTTTCTTATATTTTTAGTGAAAATTACAACGCATTCTCTTTAAGGATTGTTTTTTGTATATTTGAATTTTTGAATGAAATAGTAATCCAGTTGTTTCTCATCATATCGTATGCCGATGAACGATCCGGCTTCTCTAAAGCTAAAAAATTAAAATAATGTTTCTACATCATGACAGATACTGACTGATAAATTTTTGTTCAGAATGTGCCGTCCAGACGATTTTAAGAAAATCCTAAATAAGCTGTGAGATATTCATCTCATGAACCCAATTTTCGGATGTTGGATTGTCGGAGGATGCTTTGCCTTAAGCCTCTCGGTCTCTGTGGCTCACGCGGCGTCGGACATATCATGCGACAAGGCAGCTTCTCTTGTCGAACACAGCCTTGATATTCCACAAGGGCTGCTTGTCGCGATTGCCCGGGTCGAAAGCAATAACCGGCCTCTTGCGGTCAATGTAAACGGTCTGGCCATTTCCTTCTCCCGTCCCGAACTGGCTGTCGATGCTGTCAGAACGATGTTGAAATCTCATGCTTTCGGCCCACGGCCGCGTGTTGATATCGGATGTTTCCAGATCAATCTGGGGTGGCATTCCGATGCCTTTCCGTCCATCGAAGCAGGCTTTGATCCTGTGACCAATGGGTTGGCGGCTGGCCTTTTCCTGCGGGAGATTCATGCGAAGACGGGAAACTGGCACGAGGCGGTCGCCCGTTACCATACCCTCCTCTCACAGGGCGGTAACCGGTACGCACAAGCTGTGTTTCGGAAATATGAAGGTAGTTCCGG
The Acetobacter aceti genome window above contains:
- a CDS encoding transglycosylase SLT domain-containing protein translates to MAHAASDISCDKAASLVEHSLDIPQGLLVAIARVESNNRPLAVNVNGLAISFSRPELAVDAVRTMLKSHAFGPRPRVDIGCFQINLGWHSDAFPSIEAGFDPVTNGLAAGLFLREIHAKTGNWHEAVARYHTLLSQGGNRYAQAVFRKYEGSSGQNATGYYTPPEGETSQLQHDGRNWVKTASGYGITVFEPDVGQ
- a CDS encoding flavin reductase, producing the protein MARLGAAVTVVTTGTLAEPVGFTASAVCSVTDDPPTLLVCLKRASRVREAFHEGGPMCVNVLASAQQHLSDRFAGSLTALERFAVGHWTTLETGAPSLEEAVSSLDCRIERIVEVGTHSVLFGQVQAVRMGSPVPALVYFNRAYHHLPHN
- a CDS encoding L-dopachrome tautomerase-related protein, which produces MARFRYLTCGLLPGASRTIAVCALVGLLGASLSAHASDSVEQSFASSGNVHVLGRFYDAQPSGIVHLADGRFVLSFPTSAQRHPGPVLAVWKGGSKLQPFPDAATQKELISPLGMTVDAHGRVWVIDEGIAAGQTEPQTPAIILVDPGTNRIVRRFSLSSPVVRPDSHINDIRVDLTHGKEGTAFVSDTSQTTHPALIVLDIASGQARRILADDASVSAAPGHVMEVDGNLFRYNPDHPQMPQGGVNGIGLSVDSSRLFWAPFSSRRLYSAPTAIMSDPSASEVDLRQAVRDEGEVGVVDGIFTAPDDSLYMADEERHGVVRRSPDGNLSLVAHDPRLISPDSLASGEQTKQSVSSLIMTVGQWARLPVFHDGHDMQKRPYLIVRIDLKK
- a CDS encoding cold-shock protein is translated as MSIGTVKWFNGTKGYGFIKPDDSDKDVFVHITAVQAAGWQGLADGERLSFDLTEDRGKASATNLKKI
- a CDS encoding DapH/DapD/GlmU-related protein; translated protein: MIFRFAFKIRQKIFRQSYLSWEYFEKKTKIQKMIQPAYQSVLKSMSGATFGKDCYISPTSHVYTNTISVGDSSFISGGCIVRGHVVIGSGSGIGANCHIAGPVKIGSDTMIANNVHIFGFNHGTSPKEQMRLQPCVVNGVVIGDDCWIGANVSIVDGVTIGDHSIVAAGAVVTTNVPAWTVVAGVPAKIIRSRIEEKENTYPEKVSNISA
- a CDS encoding PQQ-binding-like beta-propeller repeat protein gives rise to the protein MHQPPSDSRRGFLAKLLTGAAIVPLGGCHLFEDDKKPLAVGHRVPVMPAHGGLTVTRSKDALAPITIPAPITTTDWPISGRIPSHVGANYAWGGLKRRWTRSIGSSTSEPDLLALVALGSNGQSILQASPVIQAGRIFTLDSTGNVRAFTWPDMRHLWTFNPKPHRMKSSNLGGGLGVNGDTLYIVDGIAETVAVEVETGKVKWRVNVGTPGRSAPTIEKNRVFFSTIDARLFALDATSGHQLWTYAASMAPTVMFGAPAPAVVDGIVLAGFGSGDIVALREESGEVVWSDTLGAGNGMASAGDFSCIRSLPAIQNGTAYVMSVSASLVAFDMRSGRRLWERGISGASPLLVVQDWLYLITLDGQVACLDRITGQVRWISQLRQYRRVNAQKDGVAWTGPVLANGKLLCVSTLPENGIVSLDPVTGKILSIDSLPAPTTVEPIFSDGQMLIIDNRGDLNSYG
- the der gene encoding ribosome biogenesis GTPase Der, coding for MAERPRGKSGKRGQQWQSLRPEAPLPASTLPTVVIAGRPNVGKSTLYNRLTGRRNALVADFPGVTRDRKEGEALMRGRTIRLIDTAGLEEAAPDSLFGRMQHSSALAVQQADLILFCVDARAGITPADQHFATWLRRQNRKVLLIANKAEGRAGAASAMEAFALGLGTPIGISAEHGEGISDLMTEIVEALPQGILPPVVDEKPVKKKTKPKAPVEETVSFAALTGEIDEIPEEFAEDAVFIEDESAEPGILKIAFVGRPNAGKSTLMNRLLGEERMITGPEPGLTRDSIAVLLRDDHGEVQIVDTAGLRKKARVEEHLEKMSTSATIEALKRAEVVVLVIDATLGLHEQDLQIARLIEREGRACVLALNKWDAVEDRTATRQAIYDRIQTSLAQMKGIEVVSFSGKTGAGVQKLLPAVRHAAEIWNSRVPTGELNRWFDTMLERHAPPLVQGRRLKLRYITQVKSRPPTFLIFGTRAEQLPDDYRRYLVNGLRDTFGLSGVPIRLQLRGTKNPYADERD
- the arsC gene encoding arsenate reductase (glutaredoxin) (This arsenate reductase requires both glutathione and glutaredoxin to convert arsenate to arsenite, after which the efflux transporter formed by ArsA and ArsB can extrude the arsenite from the cell, providing resistance.) translates to MQATLYHNPRCGTSRKVLDILRNEAPDLNVVDYLKTPPDRDTLLDLANRLPTGAKGLLRTKEPLATELKLTEDDATEEQILDALSANPILLNRPVVVTPLGVRVCRPAEIVREILPPTD
- a CDS encoding enoyl-CoA hydratase/isomerase family protein, producing MQDTTGAVRCSRHGHVGHITLDRPKNLNAVDRAMAEEIMDTLDQWRADPSIGRILVDSSSSKAFCAGGDIKSLYKTILQDGPEAAHRHMTIPYQAMLMIAHYPKPVITLMDGITMGGGIGLGAHARYRVATERSVFAMPENLIGLTPDAGGSWLLAQAPRPYGLRLALTGDRMNGAQAVAMGFADYFVSSSKLEALKTALLNDTAPEEIILSRYTTSSPDLCADAFPKMISALYDVEHLGPQEGLPVLLSRLEAADQEWATTDLATLRSVCPFSLHVTWRMQQKLHTAITSRDDAFALETRLVLHMISRPDFSEGVRARVIDKDNAPRWSPATLSGVEKDAVEQCFDE